Proteins encoded by one window of Akkermansia muciniphila ATCC BAA-835:
- the sucD gene encoding succinate--CoA ligase subunit alpha: MTSLIDKNTRLVVQGITGSAGAFHAKNCMDFGTNVVAGVTPGKGGQLFEGKVPVFDTVAEAKKATDCNASMIFVPPPFAADAIMEAADAGVKLIVCITEGIPVQDMQKVKTFLKDKDVTLIGPNCPGIVNPSANCKIGIMPAYIFKPGRIGIVSRSGTLTYEAVWQVTNMGLGQSMCIGIGGDPVHGMTQQQAVQFFTEDPNTDAFIMIGEIGGSEEEEAAEWIKNNCKKPVAAFIAGATAPKGRRMGHAGAIVAGGKGTAAAKQEALKNAGIVVAKTPAQMGAALAEAMKNKGM, from the coding sequence ATGACATCTCTCATTGACAAGAACACTCGTCTGGTCGTGCAAGGCATCACCGGCAGCGCCGGCGCATTCCACGCCAAAAACTGCATGGACTTCGGCACCAACGTCGTCGCCGGCGTGACCCCCGGCAAGGGCGGCCAGCTCTTTGAAGGCAAGGTCCCCGTCTTCGATACTGTAGCGGAAGCCAAAAAGGCCACGGACTGCAACGCCTCCATGATCTTCGTTCCCCCACCCTTCGCTGCGGACGCCATCATGGAAGCCGCGGACGCGGGCGTGAAGCTCATCGTCTGCATCACGGAAGGTATTCCTGTGCAGGACATGCAGAAGGTGAAAACTTTCCTGAAGGACAAGGACGTGACTCTCATCGGCCCGAACTGCCCAGGAATTGTCAATCCTTCCGCCAACTGCAAGATCGGCATCATGCCGGCCTACATTTTCAAACCCGGCAGAATCGGTATTGTCTCCCGTTCCGGAACGCTTACCTATGAAGCCGTCTGGCAGGTTACCAACATGGGCCTTGGCCAGAGCATGTGCATCGGCATCGGCGGCGACCCTGTCCATGGCATGACCCAGCAGCAGGCCGTGCAATTCTTCACGGAAGACCCGAACACGGACGCCTTCATCATGATTGGCGAAATCGGCGGTTCCGAAGAAGAAGAAGCTGCTGAATGGATCAAGAACAACTGCAAAAAACCTGTTGCCGCGTTCATCGCAGGAGCCACGGCGCCCAAGGGCCGCCGCATGGGCCATGCAGGAGCCATCGTTGCCGGAGGCAAAGGTACTGCCGCCGCTAAGCAGGAAGCCCTGAAGAACGCCGGTATTGTAGTTGCCAAGACACCGGCTCAGATGGGTGCCGCCCTGGCGGAAGCCATGAAAAACAAGGGGATGTAA
- the sucC gene encoding ADP-forming succinate--CoA ligase subunit beta, translated as MNIHEYQAKQLFERFGVATPKGIAASTAQEAAQTARNMGLSQYVVKAQVHAGGRGKGTFKNGFKGGVHVVKSVEEVEEVAGKMLNQVLVTKQTGEAGKLVSKIMVAEAVDLKKECYFAILQDRARECPVIVASTEGGMDIEEVAATRPEAIIREHINPALGILPFQALKIAVALELTGPLLRQATKLITNVYKLFTALDCSLVEINPLVVTTDDRVCALDAKFNFDDNALYRHPEIMEMRDETEEDPREVEAGKYDLNYIGLDGNIGCMVNGAGLAMATMDIIKYYGGEPANFLDVGGSATEEMVTNAFRILTSDKNVKALLVNIFGGIMRCDVIAQGIVAAAKNIDMKIPLVVRLEGTNVEIGKKILADSGIAIIPADNLDEAAQKAVAAVK; from the coding sequence ATGAACATTCACGAATATCAAGCAAAACAACTCTTTGAGCGTTTTGGCGTGGCAACCCCCAAGGGCATTGCCGCCTCCACAGCTCAGGAAGCAGCACAAACGGCCCGGAACATGGGCCTCTCCCAATACGTAGTTAAGGCACAGGTACACGCTGGCGGCCGTGGTAAAGGCACCTTCAAAAACGGCTTTAAGGGAGGCGTCCACGTCGTCAAGTCCGTGGAAGAAGTGGAAGAAGTTGCCGGCAAAATGCTCAACCAGGTTCTGGTCACCAAGCAAACCGGGGAAGCCGGCAAGCTGGTCAGCAAAATCATGGTGGCGGAAGCCGTGGATCTCAAAAAGGAATGCTACTTCGCTATCCTTCAGGACCGCGCCCGGGAATGCCCCGTTATCGTGGCCAGTACGGAAGGCGGCATGGACATTGAAGAAGTGGCCGCCACCCGCCCGGAAGCCATTATCCGCGAACACATTAATCCGGCGCTGGGCATCCTGCCTTTCCAGGCTCTCAAAATCGCCGTGGCGCTGGAACTGACCGGCCCCCTGCTCCGCCAGGCCACCAAGCTTATCACCAACGTTTACAAGCTTTTCACCGCTCTGGACTGCTCCCTGGTGGAAATCAACCCCCTGGTAGTCACCACAGATGACCGCGTGTGTGCCCTGGACGCCAAATTCAATTTTGACGACAACGCCCTGTATCGCCACCCGGAAATCATGGAAATGCGGGATGAAACTGAAGAAGACCCCCGTGAAGTGGAAGCCGGCAAGTACGACCTGAACTACATCGGCCTGGACGGCAACATTGGCTGCATGGTGAACGGCGCCGGCCTGGCCATGGCCACGATGGACATCATCAAATACTACGGCGGAGAACCCGCCAACTTCCTGGACGTAGGCGGTTCCGCCACGGAGGAAATGGTAACTAATGCGTTCCGCATCCTCACCAGCGACAAGAATGTGAAGGCCCTTCTGGTCAATATCTTCGGCGGCATCATGCGCTGTGACGTCATCGCCCAGGGCATTGTGGCCGCGGCGAAAAACATCGACATGAAAATCCCGCTCGTCGTCCGCCTGGAAGGCACCAACGTGGAAATCGGCAAGAAAATCCTCGCAGACAGCGGCATCGCCATCATCCCTGCCGACAACCTGGACGAAGCCGCCCAGAAAGCGGTGGCAGCAGTCAAATAA
- the hisD gene encoding histidinol dehydrogenase, with amino-acid sequence MKIYRPSDTCFDEMKRRMNRRALPEDSVRDTVNAIIRDVSVRGDEALFDYAARFDKAHLDSSSLFVTEAELAEAEAMVEESVKEAIAVSLANIHYFSDRSRRRDWSGVNAQGVEVAERFLPYDRVGIYIPGGKAPLVSTSIMTGGFAQAAGVREIVAATPCGPDGRVNPALLYALKASGATEIVKIGGAQAIAALALGTESVRPVEKIFGPGNRFVVEAKRQLVGAVAIDLLPGPSEVMVLADDTADAEFLAADLLAQGEHGPDSVVVFVTTSKALLEQVEAEVERQAALLSRGSIIREVLDKHAYGFLVSSIQEGVELVNAFAPEHLVLVTRDEEAVLNGIRTAGAIYAGSLSTVACGDFLAGPSHTLPTGGAGKSFSGLRADQFQRRTSVVRMDRNAVLNSAPYVAEFARVEGLDAHNHSIQVRAARVDR; translated from the coding sequence ATGAAAATTTACCGTCCTTCCGATACCTGCTTTGACGAGATGAAGCGCCGGATGAACCGCCGCGCACTCCCGGAGGATTCCGTAAGGGATACCGTGAACGCTATTATCCGGGATGTTTCCGTGCGCGGAGATGAAGCCCTGTTTGATTATGCCGCCAGATTTGACAAGGCGCATCTGGATTCTTCCTCCCTGTTCGTAACGGAGGCAGAACTGGCGGAAGCGGAGGCCATGGTGGAGGAGTCTGTGAAGGAGGCCATTGCCGTTTCTCTGGCAAACATCCATTATTTTTCAGACCGCAGCCGCAGGCGGGACTGGTCCGGCGTGAATGCGCAGGGCGTGGAGGTAGCGGAGCGGTTCCTTCCGTACGACCGTGTGGGCATTTATATCCCCGGAGGAAAGGCTCCCCTGGTATCTACTTCCATCATGACGGGCGGTTTTGCTCAGGCCGCCGGCGTGCGGGAGATTGTGGCCGCCACGCCCTGCGGGCCGGACGGCCGGGTGAATCCCGCGCTTTTGTATGCGCTGAAAGCCTCCGGCGCAACGGAGATTGTCAAGATAGGGGGAGCCCAGGCGATAGCCGCCCTTGCGCTGGGGACGGAGAGCGTGAGACCGGTGGAGAAGATTTTTGGCCCCGGCAACCGTTTTGTGGTGGAGGCCAAGCGTCAGTTGGTGGGGGCCGTTGCCATTGATTTGCTGCCCGGCCCCAGTGAAGTAATGGTGCTGGCAGATGATACTGCGGATGCGGAGTTCCTTGCTGCCGACCTGCTGGCGCAGGGCGAGCATGGCCCGGACAGCGTAGTTGTTTTTGTCACCACATCGAAAGCGTTATTGGAGCAGGTGGAGGCGGAAGTGGAACGCCAGGCCGCCCTGCTGAGCCGCGGGTCCATCATCCGGGAGGTGCTGGACAAGCATGCCTACGGTTTTCTGGTTTCTTCCATTCAGGAAGGGGTGGAACTGGTTAATGCTTTTGCGCCGGAACATTTGGTGCTCGTCACGAGGGATGAAGAAGCCGTGCTGAATGGCATCAGGACGGCGGGAGCCATTTACGCAGGCTCCCTTTCTACTGTAGCCTGCGGGGATTTTCTGGCGGGTCCCAGCCATACGCTGCCTACCGGCGGCGCCGGCAAGTCTTTTTCCGGCTTGCGGGCGGATCAGTTCCAGCGCCGCACCAGCGTGGTGCGCATGGACCGGAATGCCGTGCTGAACTCCGCCCCGTATGTGGCAGAGTTCGCCCGGGTGGAGGGGCTGGACGCCCACAACCACTCCATTCAGGTTCGCGCCGCCCGTGTGGACCGGTAA
- a CDS encoding bile acid:sodium symporter family protein, with protein sequence MFKSLIRTFAIVAAFIAGYMMPGLHVYSWMFKWMLIVMLFVTFLGIRFKRMKPERAHWLLTGANLMVALAAWGVCRLVFGDGYLAQAAFFVGIMPTATAAPVVMGLLGGSVEFMLTALLLINGIICALLPFILPAVVGRGGFEIYLNVAQNISLVMLLPLALALAARRFYPRAIAWPRKLKDVTFGIWVVILVLIAANASYDISSREGISERVLEQIGVMALLVCGFNFGLGYLLGGRTRAAECSQALGQKNTTLSIYLALTYASPIAALGPTFYVLWHNLWNAWQLYRVSERKRRDG encoded by the coding sequence ATGTTCAAGTCCCTCATCCGCACGTTTGCCATTGTGGCGGCCTTCATCGCGGGGTACATGATGCCCGGTCTGCATGTGTACAGTTGGATGTTCAAGTGGATGCTGATTGTGATGCTGTTCGTAACCTTTCTGGGCATCCGCTTCAAACGCATGAAGCCGGAACGGGCTCACTGGCTCCTGACGGGGGCTAATCTGATGGTCGCCTTGGCGGCATGGGGTGTGTGCCGCCTTGTTTTTGGGGATGGGTATCTGGCACAGGCCGCTTTTTTCGTAGGTATCATGCCTACAGCCACGGCGGCTCCCGTGGTGATGGGGTTGCTGGGCGGCAGCGTGGAGTTTATGCTGACCGCCCTTTTGCTGATTAACGGTATTATCTGCGCCCTGCTGCCTTTCATCCTGCCGGCGGTTGTTGGGCGGGGCGGTTTTGAGATTTATCTGAACGTGGCCCAGAATATTTCCTTGGTCATGTTGCTTCCCCTGGCGCTGGCGCTGGCGGCGCGGCGTTTTTATCCGCGCGCCATTGCCTGGCCCAGGAAGTTGAAAGACGTCACTTTTGGCATTTGGGTGGTGATTCTGGTTTTGATAGCCGCAAACGCCTCTTATGATATTTCCTCCCGTGAGGGCATTTCGGAACGTGTTTTGGAACAGATTGGCGTGATGGCCTTGCTGGTTTGCGGGTTCAATTTCGGGTTGGGATATTTGCTGGGGGGGCGCACGCGCGCTGCGGAGTGCAGCCAGGCATTAGGGCAGAAGAATACCACCCTGTCCATTTATCTGGCTTTGACGTATGCCAGCCCCATTGCCGCTCTGGGCCCCACGTTTTATGTACTGTGGCATAATTTATGGAATGCCTGGCAGTTGTACCGCGTGTCCGAACGAAAGCGCAGGGATGGATGA